Proteins co-encoded in one Paraburkholderia edwinii genomic window:
- a CDS encoding efflux transporter outer membrane subunit, whose product MLKHSLIAASVALFAAGCTMAPKYERPAEPVSTTFPQGGVYATQPGPVSAERSAHGAAATDIGWRDFFVDERLKQLIEIALKNNRDLRVSVLNIQAARAQYQITRSELFPAIEAAASQSKSRTPKNLSFLNKTISNEYSVGLNASWEIDFFGRIQSLKDQALAQYLATAQARKAAEIALVSSVADQYVSMLGFDEALKVTQNTLRTAQDSYNITKLQYETGTGSELDLRQAETVVEQARANLQTEARARAQAENALVLLVGEPLPADLAPGRSLNDQNLLTDIPAGLPSDLLTRRPDIMEAEQNLLAANANIGAARAAFFPRISLTGNFGTLSPTLGGLFKAGSAAWGFAPQITVPIFEGGANVANLDLAHVQKNIQIAQYEKAIQSAFREVADGLAARGTFDQQIAALERDTFAEQRRLDLSDLRYRNGVDSYLSVLTAQTDLYQVQLLLTDARVQRLTNLIDLYQALGGGWIERAGEAPRPADAPVDYGVAPAAPAAPAAASSAAAG is encoded by the coding sequence ATGCTCAAACATTCTTTGATCGCAGCATCGGTGGCGCTGTTCGCTGCCGGCTGCACGATGGCGCCGAAGTACGAGCGTCCGGCAGAGCCGGTGTCGACGACGTTCCCGCAAGGCGGCGTCTACGCGACGCAGCCGGGGCCCGTATCGGCCGAGCGCTCCGCACACGGCGCGGCGGCAACCGACATCGGCTGGCGCGACTTCTTCGTCGACGAGCGGCTCAAGCAGCTGATCGAAATCGCGCTGAAGAACAATCGCGATCTGCGCGTGTCGGTGCTGAACATTCAGGCGGCGCGCGCGCAGTATCAGATTACGCGCTCGGAGCTGTTCCCGGCTATCGAAGCGGCGGCATCGCAGTCGAAATCGCGCACGCCGAAGAACCTGTCGTTTCTCAACAAGACCATCTCGAACGAGTATTCGGTTGGGCTCAACGCGTCGTGGGAAATCGACTTCTTCGGGCGCATCCAGAGCCTGAAGGACCAGGCGCTCGCGCAATACCTTGCGACCGCGCAGGCGCGCAAGGCGGCGGAGATCGCGCTGGTGTCGTCGGTGGCGGACCAGTATGTGTCGATGCTCGGCTTCGACGAGGCGTTGAAGGTCACGCAGAATACGCTGCGCACCGCGCAGGATTCGTACAACATCACGAAGCTGCAGTACGAAACCGGCACCGGTTCCGAGCTCGATCTGCGTCAGGCTGAAACCGTCGTCGAACAGGCGCGCGCGAACCTGCAGACCGAAGCACGCGCGCGTGCCCAGGCCGAGAACGCGCTCGTGCTGCTGGTCGGCGAACCGCTGCCGGCCGACCTGGCGCCGGGCCGCTCGCTCAACGACCAGAATCTGCTAACGGACATTCCGGCGGGCTTGCCGTCCGATCTGCTGACGCGCCGTCCGGACATCATGGAAGCGGAGCAGAATCTGCTCGCGGCGAACGCGAATATCGGCGCCGCGCGCGCCGCATTCTTCCCGCGCATTTCGTTGACCGGCAACTTCGGCACGCTGAGCCCGACGCTCGGTGGTCTTTTCAAGGCCGGTTCGGCCGCGTGGGGCTTCGCGCCGCAGATCACGGTGCCGATCTTCGAAGGCGGTGCGAACGTCGCGAACCTCGATCTCGCGCATGTGCAGAAGAACATCCAGATCGCGCAGTACGAGAAGGCGATCCAGTCCGCGTTCCGCGAAGTGGCCGACGGGCTTGCGGCGCGCGGCACGTTCGATCAGCAGATTGCCGCGCTCGAGCGCGACACGTTTGCTGAACAACGCCGGCTCGATCTGTCGGATCTGCGCTACCGGAATGGCGTGGACAGTTATCTGTCGGTTCTGACCGCGCAGACTGATCTTTATCAGGTGCAACTGCTGCTCACCGATGCGCGCGTGCAGCGCCTCACGAACCTGATCGATCTCTATCAGGCACTGGGCGGCGGATGGATCGAACGGGCCGGCGAAGCGCCGCGGCCGGCCGATGCACCGGTCGACTACGGTGTTGCACCGGCTGCACCGGCTGCACCGGCTGCTGCATCGTCGGCTGCTGCTGGCTGA